The Catharus ustulatus isolate bCatUst1 chromosome 9, bCatUst1.pri.v2, whole genome shotgun sequence genomic interval GGTATACATGACCACCGGCTCTCCCAAAATCTCCAGCTTTGCTGTATTGGCTCATCCAACCTCAGAACAGCTGTGGGAGCAGTAAAGCCATATTTGTGGGTTTAGAGTCCACCATCACCTCAGCCCAGCTTCACAAATGTCTCAGTAGAACCCTTTTGTACCTGGAGCTTACTTGATACCTGGTTTCCAGGGCACATTTTGTTCAGATGCAAGTAGTTCTGGAGAAAATTGACTGCTACAGCTGGTATTTGTTCCAAGGATCTGTCACCTGCTGTGTTCATCTCTAATTTAATGCATTACATCACAATTCCCTGATGAAGTGATCTGAGCTGCTCAAGGATCAGCAGTGTCTTTAGGGTAGAACCCAGGGCAAATCTCATCTAAATCTAAGGCTAGACTGTACCATCATTatctagaaatattttgcaCCATGCAATATCCACAGAATGAAGGTGAATCCTTCACTTGAAAAGCAAACCTCTATCAAAGTCACAGACCCACCAGCCATTCTCTTCCTAGGGAAGGTGCATGTCCAGGGGGAAGAAGTTTCTGTGTACAGAAAACAGCCAAGAGGAAGATGTGCAAAGAAAACTATCAATATCCAATATTAGTGCTCATGGCCTTGAGCAAATagtaaaacaattattttgaaaatgttctaCTAGGTAATTATAAACCTTCACAAGCCTTTCTCAAAGTGATTTGTCTTCctgcttaaaaaacaaaagccaaaaatcTTTATCTTCACTATTTGTGTTTTGTAACAAGGTGCCGACACTTTTCTTCTATGTGTTGACCAGTCCTCTATCTCATGTTTCTGCATAGTGCACAAGCAATTTCACTGTCTAAAGAACACAGAAGTCTAGATGGCTCCAGCACTTATAAGtttaaggtttttttgtgttagGGTGACTGAGGaatttttgtggagtttttttttttttgtttgtttgtttcaaataaaaactaaaCCAAAGCAACACAAACCAATccagtggcactgccagccttgCCCACCCTGGTTTGTAGTCTCTTACCTAAGACAGTCATGACAGTCTTCATGAGCTTCACAGGGGTTCTCCTCCGGCTAATGGACCCACTGGTGTGTGATGACAAGAcattggttttcctctggacaTACATGTAGATTCTTATGTAAACCACCACCATAATGAAGAACACAACCAGGTTTAAGACACTCCAGAACACCAGGTAACTTCTGCTGTAGATGGGTGCCAGGGATGAGCAGACAGTAATGTCACAGAGGCAGTTCCAACCCAGGGTGGGAACAGCGCCCATGAAAATAGCAATGGCCCAAATGGATATGATCAGGAAGGTGACTCTCTTCTTGGTGAGGTTGCTGTGGATCTTCATGCGCATGATGGACATGTGGCGCTCCACGGCGATGACGAGGAGGTTCACCAGGGACGCCGTCAGGCTGGTGTCCAGCAGGCCCTGGCGCAGGAACCAGCGGTTGACCGTCAACGTCTTGGACACCGGGCCGGTGTTGAACATCAAGAACACGTAGGCGATGCCAGCAAAAAAGTCTGCAGCTGCTAAGTTGGCCAGAAGATAGTAAAAGGGGAAATGAAACCGCCTGTTCTTCACCACAGCTGCTATGACCaatgaatttgaaataaaaatgaagaggCAGAAAAATGTGCCAAAGCATAGAACGCCAATGAGCTGTGGTCCTGTCCACTCATCCGCTGTGTCCGCCTTGGTCCTGTTGTAGAAAAAGTCCATGCGCTTGTCATAGTAGCATTCGTTCATCCTGGATTAAAGCCCCTGCATCCTAGCAAGggtggaagggaaaaagaaagattagCAACCAGCTAATAACCCCTGCTTCAGTCACTGCACCTTCCTCTTTGGgggagtgacagggacacaAGAGGAGACcttaagaaaaaattcaaactgtACAAGGTTGATGCAGAAGATATGCTGGAGGACCACAGTCCATGATGTTTGGATGAatcaagaattttaaaatattttcctacttCAAAAATTCCAGCACGGTTCTTTTGCACCAGCAGCCATACTGTAGACGCAACAAAGTGGAAGctaagaaaattactttctgaaGGTCATAGAGAAAATCTGAGCAACAGCCAAgccatttttgctttgaaatccCATGTTTGAGCCACAGCCCCatcattatttccatttctcagtGTAGCCAGTTGGGATAGGGAAGCATAAATCATAACTCTTCCATTTTACTGACTAAGCAATAAAAGGCCCAttacagaaaattttttttttcagttacatattaataaatgtttaaaatgcgTGTATATAAGAGGCATATATATTCTGAGCGCATATCTGTTATTTACTACTAGAGGACTTAAGTAAATGtgctgaaaagggaaaaaatattttctagataTTTGACTATTCTAAAGCCAGGAATTATTTTACCGGGCTCTCAACCCACAGATTTGTGAGCACCACACAGCCCAGTTAtcttcaaaaccaaaacccagttCCCTACCCAACCACAGGCTAAAGCAAGCCCCAGAAACAGCAGTAGCGCCGGGGTTTATTTCTCATACCCACTCAACACTATTTTGGACACAGGGCTATTAAAGCTGATGATGGAGAGGGAGTTCAGGTTCCGGATTACATCACACTTCTGCTACTCTGGCCAGGTCAATGGCAGCTGCCTTGGCAATTTTACTGCCTTTTTTATGAACCAAACTGAACCTGGACTAATTTATACAGGAGATCTGACAGCAGTATCTCATGGCTGCTGGACTGCACGCAGGgtcacacagcacagaaggGAGTTTGTGCCTGATCATCACTAGCCCTCACATTCACTGCCAGTATCCAAAGAAGAGTTTCAATAAGAGTTTTAAGAAACACAGCATGGCAGAAGATCCTAATCATGTTAGATACTCTAATGTGAATGGCAATCACTAACCTGAGTGGCAACCAACACAAAACCTAGAAGTGGTTACAggcagaaagattaaaaaaaggatGGGCTTTCCACCTCTGCAGCTAAAATCATTGACATAAACACCAAGTTCACTTAGCCTATTATTACCCTGTGGTTATTTCACAGTTAAATCTCATCTCCCCAGGGACTGGGAAGCAAATTAAACAATCCTCAGCAGGCTGGTTAATGCACCACTGTTATAttaaaggttccttccaagttttaaactaaaaaggTCTATCTTTTGTCATTTATCTTAGGCTACCTGTGTTATTTCATgcaatatttacagtaattttaaatcCAATTACACTATTccataattaatattttcaggaaatttatcttttttagtATTCATTTTTCTGAACTAGCTCCTTAgccttttttccttgatttttctcAATTCCCACCTAGTAGTCAACAGGAAAGCAGGTTACttgttgttttccattttattatCCTTGAGAACCTGGCCAGCCACTTTTTTGCAAAAGACTATATTACTTGAAGCATCAAATTTAAGCATCAAAATTAAGACCTCATCCAGCTGAGGTCTTAGTCAAAACTAAGAACAGCTACTTAAGGACAAGAAGTGGAAGGAAACAAGTAAATCATCCCTTGTGCTGAAATATTACAGAGCATCCCTccatctaaaaataaaaaagcctcaGCAATGCAGATCCACTGCAATGAGTCAACTGGAATTCAACgcccactgctccctgctcacGGCAGGGAGGGGGCGTTGGGCAGTCAGCACATTCCCCATTCTCACCTAGGAAGTACTCAAAAGTCAAATTCAGTCTGTAAGTGGCCAGAagtccctgaggagctgcaggcaacAGCTACTCGAGTAGCCGAGTGCTGGGAACCCTGCCAGCAGAGAAACCTCTGCTCTAACACATCAAGGCAGCAAAGGACTTACTGAGCTTGACATTAAGCCTTTACAGAACAGCCCAAACGCCTGCAAATAGAAGTAGCATTTTGAGCAagaatggcaggaaaaaaaaaaaaaaaaggcaaaactgtGAAAATTACAGGGAAGGTTTTCTGAACATGTTGTATCTTACTGTGTAATTATCTCAACAGATGAATCTCTTGCTTGCAGTGACAGGAGAGCAAAGAAATCTGCAGATGCCTTTTGCATCTCAGCTgtttaaaagcttaaaaaaaatctaaaatatcaactaggaatttattttaaatacttcagcTTAATGAGGTCCCACCCTTATTTGAAGTAAcagccaaagaaaaaaaaatattcacacatCCATTATTCTCCACTGAAATAATTACACTACAAACACTTACTgtcacacagcagagctcaaATGACAAATGATTTTGAAAGAGATGTCTTGAGGAGTTGAGGTAAGATGAGAAGGAGTAGAAAAACATCCAGCTGAGGTCTCAGAGTCACAGGGCAGTGTCCATTTGGACACTTCCAAATGGAAGCTGCACCAAAGCAGAAGCTGAACTGGAGGTTGCATACATCCTAGTCCTTCCAAGTGGAGATGCAGGACTTGGCGCTCTGCACCAGCCTGTGGGCAAAGAGCACTCACAACACCAAGGGCCTTGCAGACAGCGGTTTTCTTCACACCTTTGAAGTCCTCCCAGCAGAATCAGCCTGGCCTCAGGGGAGCTGTACAGCTGTGACAGAGCTATGCAGCTGAATCCTCAGTGGTCCTGCCACAGTCCTCACCAGGCACAAGAGGTGGGATAGGATATCCCATAGCTCCTGGCATGTCACAGATCCTGGCAGGACTTTCTTCTCCAGGTCTTCTCTTCTGCAGCCAAATCAGAGATGCTTATCTTAATCGGGGCAGGtttaaacttcagaaaaagatAATCCTTAAATATTACATATTTCAGATCTGTTTATTAAGTACACAAGAATTTGATAATTCAGGCAAAATACTGTTCAAAGTTACAGAAAAAACTAAACTTGTTAGTCCAGACTTAAAAAGGCAATAGGGTCATCCAGAGTCTGCAACAGAGAACTCCCCCACTGTGCTACTCACTTTAAGAAAAATTgccttattttgctttgaaattgtCTCTCCCAAGCTTGATAGTTCTTGATAGTTCTTCTTTTATGAGAAAGGACAGCAAACAATCTCTAGTCACCTTTCTACACCACTTGGTGTTTCCTATCTCACCATGCAGATCTCTAGCAGTTATCACACACTGCATTTGGGTTGAGCTAACAGCTTGCTCTTTTACTTGCAGGCAAATACAGCAAAACTTGCCAAGTGCCAAAAGCATACCCTTGTCTAAAAggttcttttcctcattttaatttatttcattacctCATTTCAACCAATAGTGGCTGCAAAGATCACAAACTGATGGACTATGTACTGCATTTTCCTCTACCACTCTTGAGTAAACACTAAAGCTTTTTGTCTgttcaaaaaaatttcaaaggatttgggattttagttaaatttagttttcaaatgcaaaacacaCTTAAAGAATTCTTCCCAATACATAACACCTTGAACTTGATTTGTCTTCATGACAGTTTGTATATTTTGATTGCTTATAAATTCCTCTATGACAGTATAACTCCTACCAAGTTAGAATATGTTCTTCACTGTTCTTTAAATAAAAGTCAAGAATTTACATGAGTATGTAGGAATATATTACACTAGCTACCTGAATAAAGAGTTagtgaaataaaacattacCTAGATAATTTTTTCAACAAAAGGTTTGGCCAGTTGCAGGTTAGCATGCTTTAATAGTTGTTATTCAATTGTAATCTTGTTTTCTTCAATAAATTCACTAAAAATCTGTATATTTATAACAAAATTTAATATCAGTTATTTAAGTCAAGGATTTTGCTGATTGAAACTGTGATTAAAATTAGCTTTAagtaattttgattaaaaatttaatctCGCCTGTAAATCAGCTCTAATTTGAGCTACTCATTATTAATGCAaacatttctgaaggaaaacacaaataGTGTTTTAATGATAAAGTCATTATAAAATTTAGCCTGCAAGCCATAATGTGATTCATGGCACACCCCCATGattttctgcctcttccctTTCCATTAAAAACCAAGACGTTTCAATACATTGGCTACAACTTTATTGAAGGGCTGGCGTCAGTTTGAGGGACTTTGATGGTTTCTGCCCTTTATAAATgcaagagggagggagagaca includes:
- the LPAR3 gene encoding lysophosphatidic acid receptor 3; this encodes MNECYYDKRMDFFYNRTKADTADEWTGPQLIGVLCFGTFFCLFIFISNSLVIAAVVKNRRFHFPFYYLLANLAAADFFAGIAYVFLMFNTGPVSKTLTVNRWFLRQGLLDTSLTASLVNLLVIAVERHMSIMRMKIHSNLTKKRVTFLIISIWAIAIFMGAVPTLGWNCLCDITVCSSLAPIYSRSYLVFWSVLNLVVFFIMVVVYIRIYMYVQRKTNVLSSHTSGSISRRRTPVKLMKTVMTVLGAFVVCWTPGLVVLLLDGLNCTDCGIQNVKRWFLLLALLNSVMNPIIYSYKDDEMWATMKRMICCSSEDKSQERRSSRIPSTVLCRSTEISGHYIEDGIIQGTICGKGDLGDKGNS